In Brevibacillus brevis NBRC 100599, a single genomic region encodes these proteins:
- a CDS encoding DUF6115 domain-containing protein has translation MDNMDVVYPILIGAGMISMLLAFVINKKQPVDSFSSLPTQRTTDKDELEKSVQRLQKQVKQETNLLAAEWQEMRADLLEDIAGLRTRLDNMEEQWQKSSSHKPEAPKDTNRIEPAPQVQEVDMLALRERYRRAFELSKEGLSRDEIAKRLGAGRGEIDLIFSLADRHERGLADA, from the coding sequence GTGGACAACATGGACGTAGTGTATCCCATCCTGATTGGAGCAGGAATGATCAGCATGCTTCTTGCTTTTGTTATTAATAAGAAGCAGCCTGTTGACTCCTTTTCCTCATTACCGACACAACGCACGACGGACAAGGACGAGCTCGAAAAAAGCGTGCAGCGTCTTCAAAAACAGGTAAAGCAAGAAACCAATCTTCTTGCGGCAGAATGGCAGGAAATGAGAGCGGATCTTCTTGAGGATATCGCTGGTTTGCGCACACGCTTAGACAATATGGAAGAACAATGGCAAAAGAGTTCGAGTCACAAACCAGAAGCTCCAAAGGATACGAATAGGATAGAACCAGCACCTCAAGTTCAAGAGGTGGATATGCTGGCCTTGCGAGAACGTTATCGCCGTGCCTTTGAACTGAGTAAGGAAGGTTTGTCTCGGGATGAGATCGCAAAACGACTCGGTGCCGGCAGAGGGGAAATCGATTTGATCTTTTCCTTGGCTGACAGGCATGAGCGAGGTCTTGCCGATGCGTAA